In Deinococcus psychrotolerans, the genomic window GAGTCTCGGCTCTCCCCTGAGTCATCTTGCCCAGCTTAATCCTTTCGGGACGGACGTTCGTCCACCGAGGGCGGGCGTTTTCGACTTCAACTCGACTTGAACAGACTGTTTCAAAAATGTGCGTTTTTTAACGTCATGATGTAAGCGGCCTCGGCAGGCCCGTGAAACAATCAAACGGACTTAAGGCCTCTCCAGTTGGCTCTGGGTCTCGGCCTCCAAGTCGCCACTCCCTGATTTTCTCTACCACGCTCTTTTGGAGGCAGCCGCACCACTGCTGTCTTCCGGCTTAAGCCCCCCGCTTTCCCTTTGGAGGAAAAATGGATCTCCTTGAATTTTTACGCAGCCACCTCGGCGCTTCGACTGCCCGGCAACTCGCCGCCCACGCGGGCCTTACCCCGGAGCAAGCGGGGAACGCCCTGAACGCCCTCTGGCCGCTGCAACTCGACGCCCTGAGTACCCACGCGCAGCTTTCGGCGGGCGGACAGCAACTGCTCGATTTGGCCACCAGCGTGCCCGGCGGGGCCATCGATACATTGCTGGAGCGCCCCGGCAGCTTGGATGACCTCGAAAAAGTAGGTGTTTCGGCCGCTCCCGTTTTGCTGGGCAGCAACGCCGACACCATCAACAGGCAAGTCGCCAGCAACTTGAATGTACCCAGCGGCGCGGTGACGCGTCTGAGTCACCTCAGCTTGCCGCTGCTGCTCAAGCTGCTGCTCGAGCATGCCCGCAGCAATTCGCTGGGCGCGGCGGGCTTGGGAGCGCTGCTGCTGTCGCTGCGGCCTCAGCTCGGCGCACTCCTTCCAGTGGGCCTCGCCACGCTGATCGGTGGCTTCAGCGCGGTGAAGCCCACTCAAGCAGCCCAGCCCATTGCGGCCCCCAATGAGGAAAGGCGGCGCGGTGCGGGTTGGTTGTGGGCAATTCCACTGGCCGCCTTGTTGCTGGTGGGTGGCTACTTCTTGGCCAATCAGAACCGCAAAGCGAGCATGGAGACGGGCGCATCTACAAGCACCGACATGGCAGCGACCAACGCCTTTAACGTGATTGAGCCGCAGGCCGATACTGCCGTGCCCGCCGCCAGCTTTAGCATGCGCGGCGTGGGCAAAGCCGGTCAAACGGTGAGCATCAAAGAAGCGGGCAGCGAAATCAGCACCGCTTCGGTGGGCCAAGACGGCAACTGGAGCGCCGAGATCGCTGCGCCCACCAGCGGTGAACACACCTACGAAGTCAGCAGCGGAAGCGACACCGCTCAACTCCGGATCACGGCGGGCGCGGGCAACGGGTCGGCGGCGGAGAGCAGCGCTGCAGCCACTTCAGCAACCACCGATCAACCGCAAACGGGAACAGCCCAAACGGACACGGCGGCCAGTGCCAGCACCGATCCTAATGCCGCCACCGACACAGCGACTTCAACCACCCCGCCCGCCAATGATGCGGCGGCCACACCACCCACCATCAATGCGCCGAGCGGCAAGGTGGCGGGCGCGTTTGATCTGACCGGCAGTGGCGTGGCGGGCCAAACCGTCACGGTTCTCGAGGACGGCGCAAACATCGGCGCAGCCACGGTGGGCAGTGACGGCACTTGGACACTGAACGTGCCTTCACCCGCAGCGGGCGAGCACAAGTACCAGGTGAGCAGCGAAGGCGGTCAGGCCACCACGGACGTCACCGTCGGCGCGGCCACGGGCGACGCTGCAGCCTGCACTCAGGCGTTCACTCTGTCTCTTACCGACGGTCAGAGTGTCTCCTCGCCGTTCCGGTTTGGCGGGCAAGGCTCCGGCGCGGGCTACACGGTGGCCGTCAAACGCGGCGAGCGGGTGGTGGGCACCAAAGCCTTGCCCGTCAGCGGTTCGTGCGGCTGGAGTTACAGCAGCAACCCCGGCAAAGGCGAAATCACTTACGTGGTGCGCTCCGGTAAAGACTTGACCAGCACTCCGATCAGCACCATCACCTTGAACGTGCAGTAACGTCGAAGAAGTTCAAAGGCGGGGGAGGAGCAATTTAACGCTCCTCCCCCACCTTTCTTATCTCCCACTGATTGAGCGGCTCTGCGCTTTACGGCAGCTTGACTTCAAAGACCAGCGGCCAGCGCTTGCCGGTCAGAAGCAAAGTGCCTTTTGCAGCGTTGTGGGCAATACCGTTGGGCACGTCGTCAAAGCCAAGCTCTCGGCCACTTTTCGCAGCGGCGGCCTGCGCTTCACGCGCCAGATTGCTGACATCGATCCAAGCGGTGACTTTGCCGCTCAGCGGGTCGATGCGGGCAATTTTGTTGCTGAGCCAGATATTGGCATAGACAAAGCCGTCCAGATATTCCAGTTCATTGAGCTTGTCGATGCCTGCTCCCGCCGCTGTGACTCTGAGCTTTTTGGTCACGGCAAAGCTCAGCGGGTCGCGCCAGTAGAGGGTATCCGAGCCGTCACTCATGATCAGCGATTTGCCGTCGTTGGTCAGTCCCCAGCCCTCGCCCCGATAGCGCAACTGGCCGAGGCTTCTGAGGTTCTGCGCGTCGTAGAGGTACACCAAGCCGTCTTGCCAAGTCAGTTGATACGCCACTTCACCCATCACCGTCAGCCCTTCGGAGAAGACTTTGCTGCTCGGCGGCACTCGGCTTTGCAACACCTCGCCGCTCTGCAAGTTGGTGCGGCGAATGCTGCTCTGACCCACCAAACCGGTGCTCTCGAAAAGGGTACTTCCCACCAGCTCAAAGCCTTCGGTAAACGCATCGGGATCGTGTGGGAAACGGGAAATAACCTTGGGAATCAACATGGGAATACCGGAACTGGTGACGGGGCCGGAAGGAGCAGGGTTGGGAACAGCAGACTTGGGGGCAGTTGGAGCGGGTGCAGGTTGAGATAGCGAGACTTTGATCAGCGGGCTGCTGGGCTGGCTGCGAACCGGCGTGGCCGCTTGGGCGGGCAGACAAAGCAGCACGCCCAAAGCCACGCTGGAAAGCGTCAAAGGAGGGCGAGGTTTGTGCAAAAGCTTGAGCAGCGGGCGGCGCGTCATGCGTTTAGCATACGGGTACGCCGAACAATAAACGTCCGCCTTTTGGCTCATTCCCTTTGAGAATAAGCGGGTGAAGCTTCATCAATCCTTGCTGTGCAACCGTGCGCCTGAATCCGTATCAGCCCGCTTTACGCCGGATGCAGCCCCGCGAAACCGAGTCCGGCCCGCTCGTCCCAGCCGCGTGCGATGTTGAGCGACTGAATGGCGTGGCCCGCCGTGCCTTTGACCAAGTTGTCAATCGCCGACATCAGCACCACCCGCCCCGTGTCCACGTCGAGTTCAAAGCCGATGTCGCAAAAGTTGGTGCCGTCGAGCAACTTGGGATCGGGGTAGCGGTGAATGCCTTTTTGCATCTTGACGATGCGGATAAACGGCTCCTCGGCGTAGATCTCACGGTAAGCGCCCCACACGTCGCGCTCGGAGTAGCCGTCGGGCAGCCACGTTTGGATGGTGGTCAGAATGCCGCGCACACGGGGCGTGCTGATGGCGGTCAGGTGCAGGGGAAACCTGCCGGGCAACTCCTGAATCGCCTCGGCAGTGTGGCGATGACCGACCGGCTTATAGACCCGCAAACTGCCCTCGCGTTCGGGGTGGTGCGAGGCGTCGCTGCTGCTCGCGCCCGCCGCGCTCGAGCCGACCAGCCCGGTGGCGATGATGTCTTTGGGCAGCACCGTGCCGAGCTTGAGCAGCGGATAGAGGCCCAAAATCACTGAGGTGGCAAAGCAGCCCGCACAGGCGATGCGGGTGGCTCCCTTCAAGTCCCCTCGGTGGAGTTCGGGGTTGCCGTAGACCCACTCGCTCAGTTTTTGGGGCGCGGGGTGGGCTTCGCCGTAGTACTGGGCGTACAGTTCGGGGTCTTTGATCCGGAAATCCGCCGACAGATCAATGATGACTTGGCCCAGCGCTTCAAAGGTCTCGATCTGCTTGGCCGCCGAGTTGTGCGGCAGGGCCAGCACAATCACGTCGGCGGCCTCTAAGTCGGCCAGTTTGCGGAACTTGAGGTTGGTCAGCGAGCGCAAATTGGGATGCACCAACGGCACCGGCATTCCGGCGTTGCGCTCGGACGTGACCTGCGTGACCTTAAGGTGAGGATGCGACAGGGCAAGGCGCAAAAACTCGCCGCCCGCGTAGCCGGAGCCGCCGACGATGGCGACCGAAAGTTGTTCCGTGGCAGGCAATCCAGAAGCAGCAGGTGAAGTCATGGGCAGTAGTAAAGCATATCTGTGCTATGCAGATGGTAAGTTCGGCGGCTCAAAAGTTACCGAATGAAAATATTTTGCGGAATATTGGAGAGTGGTCTGCGGCGCAGATGATCGTCCTAGCGTCTATTGAACAGTTTCGAGTTGAAACAAATGCCCTACAGATGTCCAAATCTCAGCTCCCACCGCCCCTTCCCATGCTGCTCACCTGAGCGTCATGCAGCCCCAAAAGCACGTGCTAGACTTGCGCCCGTGTGCCGGAAAAAAGCGCCTCTCCAAACCAAAAAGGTTGGCCGAGTACCATCAAAAAAAGCCGCTCCAGCAAGAAACTGGCGCGGCTTTGGGTGGTGCACCCGATAGGACTTGAACCTATGACCTTTGGCTTCGGAGGCCAACACTCTATCCAACTGAGCTACGGGTGCAGAAGTGGCTCTAAGCCGCCGAGAAGCAGCAAAGCTCAAGTAACTTAGCATGACCACAAGGAGGAATCAAGTGAACAAAAAGGTACTCACCAGCGTCCTGCTGGGGTTTTTGGCCGTCTTACTGGTGGTGGGGCTGGTTTATCAGTTCACCCCTAACGTCGGCAGTTTGTTTGGCAAGCAGTCGAGCGGCACGCCCGCCATCACCGTGAACGGCCAGACCGTGACGGTGGAAGAAATTCAGGCGCTTCAGCGCAGCAACCCAGTGCTGAGCGCCACCACCGAAGGCATTTTGGGCGAAGACCTCAAGACGGTGGCGGTGGAAAGCCGAATCGAGAACGCGCTGCTCAAGGCCGCCAGCAGCGGCGAGAACATCAGCCGCGCCGATGTCAATGAGCAGGTCGACAAAGTCCGCAAAGGCAACAATCTCACCGACAACAAAGCTTGGGTTGACCGCCTCGCCCAAATCGGCTTTACCGACGCTTCTTACCGTGAGGAAGTGCAGTCGGGATTGGCGATTCAGAAAAAGCAGAAATCAATCGCGGACGCGGCTCCCAAAGCCACCGAGGCCCAGATCAAGCAGTTTTACAGCCTCAACAAAGATCAATTCCGAGACGAGGCCCGCATCATCGGGCGCGAAATTGTGGTGGCCGACAAAGCCAAAGCCACTGCTCTGCTGGCCCAACTCAAGGGCGGCTCGGATTTTGCAACTTTGGCCCGTGAAAACAGCACCGAATTCAAAGACCGTGGCGGCGCACTCGGCCCGGTGACGGGAGACAAACCCGCAGCAGTGACTCAGGTGGCCCTGCCGCCAGAAGTCAGCGCAGCGGCTTTTGCCCTGACCGGCGGCGGCCTGACTGACGTGATTTCCTCGGGCGGCAAGTTTTATATCGTCAAGGTGGAGGAGTTCGTGCCTGCCGCCGCCAAGTCCTACGAGAGCGTCAAAAAACAGATCACCGATCAGGTCAACCGGCTCCTTCAGACCGCCGCCGCCGAAAAGTGGTTTGACGGCCTGCGCAAAAGCGCCAAGATCGATTACCTGTTGCCCGCGTGGAAGATCAACAACCCCACCGTCGCGACCGTGGGCGGCCAAGACATCCCCTATTCGGACGTGCTGAGCGGCGTCGTCGGCAACCAGCAGTTCGCTTCGCTGCTGCAACAAGTTCCTGCCGATCAAGCGGGCAGCATGGTCAACCAGTTTCTCAAGCCCGGTATTGCCGAGCAACTCATCGAGCAGTACGCCGCGCCGACCATCGTGGCCGACAAGAAGCTGGACTTGGTGGGCAGCCGCGCCAATCTGGCTCAGCAACTTGCCCTTTACGGCTCCAAAGATGCCTCGGTTACCGACCAAGACGTGATCAAGGACTACCAACAAAACGTCGCCAAGTACACCACCAAGGCCAGTGCCACGCTCAGCGAAGCGGTGTTTACTGACCGCGCCAAAGCGCTGGCCTTCCGCCAGAGTTTTGACGGCAAGAACTTTGTGCAGGCGGCCAGCAAAGCCGGAGGCACCGTCTCGGAGCGCGGCAGCGTCACGGCGGGCGACGCGGCGCTGAATCCCGCTTTGTCCAAAGCCGTGTTCGACACCTCCAGCTTGCGTCCCGCCGGTGAAGGCAGCGTCAGCGACGTGATCGAGAATGGCAAGACGTACAGCGTGGCCTACGTCACCGATCTGGTGCGGGCCAACATCAAGCCGCTCAAAGAAGTGGACGCGGTGATTCGCTCGCAACTGCTGGCCCAGAAGCGGGCCGAAGCGGGGCAAGCGTACATCAAAGCCCAGATGAAAGACATCAAGGTGGACAACAAGCTCAGCGCCGTGCTGGCCGCCCAAGAAAAGCGGATCGCGGCGGCTGCACCTAAGCCTGCTACACCCGCCACACCACCTGTCACGACCACACCTGTGACCACGCCGCCCACCGCGAGCGGTACTGAGCCGGCCAAGACGCCTGCGACCACAACCCCCGCTCCTGACTCCACCAGCACGCCCACCAAGCCCTAAGCCCACTCAACCAAAAAACCGTGAGGAGCCAAGACTTGAGGCTCCTCACGGTTTTTTGCTAGCGGAAATGAAAGTGCTAAGCCCGAACTTCCACTCCCTTCCAAAACGCCACATGGTCTTTGATTTGTTTGGCGGCGTCTTTGGGCTGAGGGTAGTACCAAGCGGCGTCGGGGTTGCTTTTGCCATCCACTGACAAGCCGTAGTAGCTCGCAGTACCTTTCCAGGGGCAAACGCTGTGGGTTTCGCTGGGCGTCAGAAAGTCTGCTTTAACGCTGCTGAGCGGGAAATACTGATTGCCTTCTACCACTACCGTGTCATCACTCTCGGCGATGACTTGACCGTTCCAAATGGCTTTCATGCCTTCACTCTAAAAGCTGCTGAGCGCTGAGTGTGTCTTGAAGCTGACGTTCAGCGCCTGCTCTTTATGGTTTGGCGGGGCGCTCCACCACGTCTGGAAATTCTTTGGCGGGCGCAAAAGGCAGCAGTTTGGCGAGATTTAATTTGAAGCTGAGCGCTGATCTGCTTCCAAGTTGCAAACGATAAACCCCTTTGATATAGGAGTTCAGGCCCACCTGATCGCCCACACGCAGGCGCTCTAAATCACTCAGGGCCACCCACGCCCCACGGGTCTCTCCGCTGCCCAGCATTCGCACCGGCAACGTGCTGCTGTCTGGGCCGAGCTGCACAGTGACGCTGCGCGGCGTTTGGACTTGGATTTGAGCGCCGAGCGCTCCCACGACTTCCGGCAGCGGCAACACGATTTGACCTCGGTCGGCGCGTGCTTTGGCTCCAGCGGAAAGAGCAAGCGCGGCAGGATCAGCTGTAGGCGCTGGCGGCTTCGGAGCAGGCACTACCGGGGCCGGAGTAGCAGGCGGAGCGGCCACCACAGGCTTGGCGGCGGGCGGAGCAGTGGGGACGGGTAGGGTTGGTTTTGAAGCCACTGGAGCGGGAGAGGGCTGCGGCTTGGCCGTGATTGGTGAAGGGGCGATTGGCGGGGCTGCGGTTGACGGGGCGGCAGGCTTCGGGGCTGGCTGCGGCGCGACTGGCGGCTTGGGCGCAGGCTGCTGATTCACAGGCTGTTGGGCAATCAGCGCTTGCTGGGCGATCAGAGCCAGCGCTTTTTGGGCAGCGGGGCGCTTGAGGGCCGTCAGCGCGGCGGCTTCGGTGCTGCTTGGAGGGCGGCCATAGCCAGCCGCCACACTGCGGTAGTACGTCCACGGGCCGTCCGCGAGGGGCGGCTGATTGGCGATGGCGTCGAGCTTGCCACTGGCCGTAGAAAAATACAGCGTCCCCGCCGAGCTGACATTCACGCTGGTGTCGATCCGCTCACCGGTTTTGAGCGTCCACATCGCTTTGCCGCCCTCGCCAATGGCGTGCAAGGTGCCGCTCATATCGCCGACGACCACCGCGCCGCCCACCAACTCGGCGGCTGGGGCTGCGACGGCCGCGCCTGCCGGATACACCCAGACGTCTTGTCCGGCCTCGTTCAGGGCGTAAACATTACCGTCGTAACTGCCCACCACCACCAAACCTTTTGAAGTAATGATCGGGCTGGCATTGACAAACGAAGCGGTGGCCCGCGTCCAACGCAACTCGCCACCGGGGGTCAAGCTGTAGATTTTCTTGTCGCCAGAACCGAAATAGAGATTGCCCGCCGCGTCCAGAGCGGGGCTGCCAAATACGGTGCTGCCGGTGCGGAAGCGCCATTTGAGTTGTCCATCTGTGGTCAGCGCCACCACCTGATTGCCCTGCGTACCAAAGTAGATGCTGCCATCTACAGCGACGATGGGGCTGCTGTAAATGGGAGAGCCGACTTTGTATTTCCAAAGCTGTCCGCCCTGGCTGTTCAGGGCATAAACCGTGCCGCCGCTGCTGGCCACCACGATGCTTCCGTCGGCCCTCAGCGCGGGTGAGGCATACAGATCACCGTCAAAACGCACATTCCAGAGCTTCTTGCCGCTGGCATCGATGGCGTACAGGTTATCGTCGTAGGCCACCGCCAGCGTGACGCCGGACGGAGTAATGACCGGCGCGGCGCGGCCAATGTCGCCTAGAGCGAAGGCCCATTTTTCTTGCCCAGTGCTGTCTAAGCGGTGCAACTTGGCGTCTGAGCCGATCAGCACGACGTCGCCGTTGTCGGCCACGCTTAGAGCACCGAGGGCCTTAATGTTCTTTGACCAGGTGATGGAGGGAGCTGCGCCTGCGGAAGGTGTTTGAGCAAAGCCTGCTGAGAAAGAGGCGCACAGAAGCGAGAAAAACAGTGAACGTTGGGCAAATGAAGCGAGCGGCAAAATGGATTCTCCTTTACATTCTCTTAAAGCAAGGCTCAAGAGCGGGTTAAGTCGTAGACGTCCTGCACATTAGCGTCTTAAGATGCGTGTTGATATGAAAAAGATTCTCATTTTGACAGCGTTTGCTCTGGCAGGATTGGCCAGCGCACAAGACACCGCTCCAGCTGATCCGGCCATGTCGGATTCGATGACCATGACGGCCAGCGACCACTTCAACCGCGCCAGCGAACTCGCGGTGCAGGCTGACGTGGCTTATCCCGCCGCCTTCTATGACCGTACCCTTTGGAAAGGAGCGGTAGATCAGGCTTACATCGCTTCCACCATGAGCACCGACCGTGCGTACGGAGCTTACTTGGCGCAGCTTTACACTAAGACCCAGTGGTGGATCAACGCCTACAACGCTTGGTCAAACCTCAATGACCTGAGCGACACCGAAAAGCAGTGGGCCTCGCTCAGCGCCGCCAAACTGGCTTACATCGCCCTACAGCGCGGCGATAAGGAAACGGCCATGACTTACGTACAGGCCGGAATGGACTGGGCCGATTCGCAGAGCCTGCAAGACATCATGAAGCGCTTGCAGTAAACCTGATCAAAGCAAAGGCCCTCAGAAGTCAACTCTTCTGAGGGCCTTTTTCGTGAATTCTCAGGTCATCGGCTTGGCTTCTTCCTCAGCGAGGACCCGTTCAATTCTGCGATCTGGAATGACCCACAGCAGAGTATTCCCGATAATGATTATTCCTGACAAAACAGTACCGAAGAATCCAAAAAAAGGCACTACGACGGCAATCAAATATAACGCTGTCGAAATTTTCCCTTTGCTGTCGTTGCCAATGGCTCTCAGCAAAAGTCCATTGCTAGAGTCAGCATTGATAATTCGGTATTGTAAAATGACATAAGCAAGGCCACAGATAAGCAAATCAAGAGCGTAAATGCTCATTGGAACGGCTGAAAAGTGAGTCTCTCCCGCCCAGGCAGTCATGAAGGGCAGCAACGAAAGCCAGAACAGGAGATGGAGATTGGCCCACATCACATTACCATTGATGCGCTTAACGGTGTGCAGCATGTGGTGGTGGTTGTTCCAGTAGATGCCGACGTAAATAAAACTCACCACATAAGCCAAAAACTTGGGCCAGTCCCTGAATAAATCGCTCAGTTCGTGGCCTTCCGGAGGTTTGAGTTCCAGCACCATGATCGTGATGATAATGGCCAGCACGCCGTCCGAAAATGCCTCTAATCTTGTTTTACCCATCAGCAGTCCATCTTTTCCCCTGATACCTACAAGCAAAAAAACAGCCAGCTCCACACCGGAGGCTGACTGTCCAAGCGTTCAGTTGTAGTTTAGGCTGCGCCGACCTTTTTGGCAATGATGCCTTCGATGTACTTGACGACGCTTTGCAGTGGCACGCGCCCCAGCACATCTTCCAAGAAAGCGGTGACCAGCATTTTTTCGGCCAGCTCTTTGTTGATGCCGCGTGAGCGCAAAAAGAAAAGCTGCTCCTGATCCACTGGGCCGGTGGTCGAGCCGTGCGAGCAGCGCACATCGTTGGCGTTGATTTCCAGCTGCGGCACGCTGAAGTTTTGGGCTTCGCTGCTGAGCATCATGGTGCGGTGCTTTTGGTACGCGTCGGTTTTTTGTGCGCCCAAGTCCACTTTGATCATGCCGCTGAACACGCCCACGCTTTGATCGTCGCTGACGCCTTTGTAGAGCAAATCGGAGTAAGCGTTGGGAGCGGCGTGGTGCTGGAGGGTGTAGTGATCGAAATGCTGGTCTTCGTTGGCAAAGTAGAGCGCCAGCATTTCGCTGCTTGAGCCTTGCCCGCGCAGGTGGCTCTGCATTTCGGTGCGGCTGAGGGTGCCGCCCATCGTGACCACGAGGCTGTTGAGGGTGGAATCACGGCCCACGTCGCCGCGCTGGCGCTGAATGTGGGTGACGCCCTTGCCCCAGTTCTGAATGCTGACGTAGCGCAGGCGAGCGCCGTCTTTGACCACCAGTTCCACCGCGCCGATGGCGTAGGTGCCGGGCAAGTCTTCACTGTCTTGCTCGTCAATGAATGTCACTTGGGCGTTTTCTTCGGCCACCACCAGGGTGCGGGTGGCGGTGTAGGTGCCGGCCTCGCTCATCACGCGAAACGACCCGAGCGGAAGCTCGACTTCTACGCCACGCGGCACGTACACGAACGCGCCGTTGGTCCACAGGGCCGCCGCCAGAGCGCTGAACTTGCCCTCGCTGGGATCGGGTGATTTGCTGGGTGTGGTACCGGGCGCGGCGATGGTGGTATCGTCCGGCACTTCGGCGGGAACCACACTGTAGAGGTACTGCTGAACTTTGTCGGGGTACTGCTCCACCGCCGTTTTGAGATCGGTGAAGATCACGCCTTTGGCGCTCAGCTCGGCGGGCAACTCTGTGCGGTACACCACGTCGGGGCCGTCCATCACCAAGAATGCGCCCACGTCGGTGCTGCTCAGGCGTTCGCGCACGCTGGCGGGCAAGGCCGAGAGATCGGCGACCATGTCGCGCTTGGGATGCGGGCGCAGCTTGGCGAAGTCGATGGTGACTTGGGTGTACTTCCAGGCTTCCACGCCGCTGTGAGGCACTTCGAGCGTGTCGAAAAGGTCGAAGCTGGCCTTGCGCTTGGCATTGAGCCAGTCGGGGCCGGTGTGGGCAGCGAGTTGGTCAGAGAATGGGGAATTGGTCATGCGGTGGGGTTCTCCTTTTGCCAGTCCACTGTGTCGAGATTGGGAGTCCGGTCAAAATGTCTAATTTTTTGAACAGCTTAAAGATAAGGATCAGATCAACCCATGAACGATTCGACTTCAATAATAAAGCCAACCGGAGTATTGAAGTAAAACGTCAGCCGCCCATGATTTTCGTAAGGAGCTTGAACCTGATGGCCGCCTGCTGTGAGTTGAGCGTGAACGGCCCGCACTTGCTCCGGCGTGTCTTGCAAAAAACCGATATGAAAGACTTTAGGGTAACTCACGTCTTTGCTTTTGAAGACAGAAATGAGTGAGCCGTCATCGTCATGCAGGAAAGTCATGTTGTCGTTTCTGGGCATTCCTTCGGCCTGCTTAAGACCAAAGAAACGCTCAAAGATCTCGACAGCGGCGGGAACGTCAGTAACGCCTAGGTTGATGTGGTTGAGTTTCAATTTTATCTTCTCTCTTTCGGTGAAGCTCCGTCCGAGATTCCTAGAAACTCAGCCGCCGTCCCGACGATTTAATTTGACGATAGAAACCGAACTACGAACAGATCAAGCCCTCGTTCATGAAGACTTCAGCAGTTTTAGCCAAGCCATAAGCGCCTTGAACGGCACTCGCCAAATCACGGGTCGAATTTCCTGCTTTGAATCTCTCATAAGAAGCACGATTGACAAAGACTCGGCAAGTTGCCGTCTGTCCATCATCTAATGAGAAAATTTCAAAAGCTTCGATACACCTTCTGGCATCAGCACTCGGATTCTCAGTATCTTTGACTTGCAAAGCCACTTCACGTCTTGGGTAACTTTCGCCAATATCTTGAAGAGCATAGACCTGATAGGTAAGCCTAAAGAAAGTGCGCTTCAAGATGTTCGGATCAAAAGTAATAGCAAGCACCGACCATACTAGAAAAACAAATCCAAAGATAATTTTGGCAAGTA contains:
- the sufD gene encoding Fe-S cluster assembly protein SufD, with the translated sequence MTNSPFSDQLAAHTGPDWLNAKRKASFDLFDTLEVPHSGVEAWKYTQVTIDFAKLRPHPKRDMVADLSALPASVRERLSSTDVGAFLVMDGPDVVYRTELPAELSAKGVIFTDLKTAVEQYPDKVQQYLYSVVPAEVPDDTTIAAPGTTPSKSPDPSEGKFSALAAALWTNGAFVYVPRGVEVELPLGSFRVMSEAGTYTATRTLVVAEENAQVTFIDEQDSEDLPGTYAIGAVELVVKDGARLRYVSIQNWGKGVTHIQRQRGDVGRDSTLNSLVVTMGGTLSRTEMQSHLRGQGSSSEMLALYFANEDQHFDHYTLQHHAAPNAYSDLLYKGVSDDQSVGVFSGMIKVDLGAQKTDAYQKHRTMMLSSEAQNFSVPQLEINANDVRCSHGSTTGPVDQEQLFFLRSRGINKELAEKMLVTAFLEDVLGRVPLQSVVKYIEGIIAKKVGAA
- a CDS encoding VOC family protein, producing MKLNHINLGVTDVPAAVEIFERFFGLKQAEGMPRNDNMTFLHDDDGSLISVFKSKDVSYPKVFHIGFLQDTPEQVRAVHAQLTAGGHQVQAPYENHGRLTFYFNTPVGFIIEVESFMG